Proteins encoded within one genomic window of Meiothermus sp. Pnk-1:
- a CDS encoding MFS transporter produces the protein MLPHAAPRCFYGWRIVWALALTTTISYGILYYGFGVLVKPMEAELGWSRTQTSGAYSLGLLVSGLMAIPVGYWVDHRGARSLLLLGSLLGSLMLLAWSQVHSLGALYGVWVGMGLAMAMVLYEVAFTVVAVWFRRWRHRATFVITMVAGLASTVFVPLETLLVENLGWRSALVVLALIFGLFTLPLHAVVRRRPQDLGQWPDGESDPGVKLPEASVSARAAFAGATFWWLATAFTLLRLTTAAIGAHGVPLLLERGYSPAFTAAAVGSIGLVQLLGRAFFLPGSQRWSLYGATLGVMLCQALGSLALLLVPGELGVWAFVLLYGMSNGAGTLARAGLVAELYGSESYGRINGGISLVVSLTQGLGPIGAGLLHGVAGSYDAVLGVLVAASLLAALCVRKVRPTGQPGPRGAGPGFGPPAHRP, from the coding sequence ATGCTCCCCCACGCAGCCCCCAGGTGCTTCTACGGCTGGAGGATCGTCTGGGCGCTGGCCCTGACCACGACCATTTCCTACGGCATCCTCTACTACGGCTTCGGCGTGCTGGTCAAGCCGATGGAGGCCGAACTGGGCTGGAGCCGGACCCAGACCTCGGGGGCCTACTCGCTGGGGCTGTTGGTCTCGGGGCTGATGGCGATCCCGGTGGGCTACTGGGTGGACCATCGGGGAGCGCGGAGCCTCTTGCTGCTGGGCTCGCTCTTGGGCAGCCTGATGCTGCTGGCCTGGTCGCAGGTGCACAGCCTGGGCGCCCTCTATGGGGTGTGGGTGGGGATGGGCCTGGCCATGGCCATGGTGCTCTACGAGGTGGCCTTCACGGTGGTTGCGGTGTGGTTTCGCCGCTGGCGCCATCGGGCCACCTTCGTCATCACCATGGTGGCCGGGCTGGCCAGCACCGTCTTCGTGCCGCTGGAAACGCTGCTGGTTGAAAACCTGGGCTGGCGTAGTGCCCTGGTGGTCCTGGCCCTGATCTTCGGGCTATTCACCCTGCCCCTGCACGCCGTCGTGCGCCGCCGCCCCCAGGATCTGGGTCAGTGGCCCGACGGCGAAAGCGACCCCGGAGTAAAGCTTCCCGAAGCCAGCGTGAGCGCCCGGGCCGCTTTCGCAGGTGCCACCTTCTGGTGGCTGGCCACCGCCTTTACCCTCTTAAGGCTGACCACTGCCGCCATTGGAGCGCACGGGGTGCCGCTCTTGCTCGAGCGCGGCTACAGCCCAGCCTTCACGGCGGCGGCGGTAGGCTCGATCGGGCTGGTACAGCTCCTGGGGCGAGCCTTCTTCCTGCCCGGCAGCCAGCGCTGGTCGCTCTACGGTGCCACGCTGGGCGTGATGCTCTGCCAGGCCTTGGGCTCGCTGGCCCTGCTGCTGGTCCCCGGCGAGCTGGGGGTGTGGGCTTTCGTGCTGCTTTACGGCATGAGCAACGGCGCGGGCACCCTGGCCAGGGCCGGGCTCGTCGCCGAGCTCTACGGCTCCGAGAGCTACGGGCGCATCAACGGGGGCATCAGCCTGGTGGTCTCGCTCACCCAGGGCCTGGGACCTATCGGCGCAGGGCTGCTGCACGGAGTTGCAGGCAGCTACGACGCGGTGCTGGGGGTTCTGGTCGCCGCTTCGTTGCTGGCGGCCTTGTGCGTACGGAAGGTTCGACCAACCGGGCAACCTGGCCCGCGAGGCGCTGGTCCAGGGTTTGGCCCCCCTGCCCATCGTCCTTAG
- a CDS encoding cupin domain-containing protein has product MQFNGEWETVGPGVERRLVALGKRMMAVRVRFAKGAVGALHAHPHEQLTQVLSGRFRFQVGEEVLEVAAGDLLCIPGGLEHGTQALEAGELLDIFSPLREDLLGGPTASPE; this is encoded by the coding sequence ATGCAGTTCAACGGTGAATGGGAAACGGTTGGGCCAGGTGTCGAGCGTCGCCTGGTGGCCTTAGGTAAACGTATGATGGCGGTGCGGGTTCGCTTCGCCAAAGGCGCAGTCGGCGCTCTACACGCGCACCCGCACGAGCAACTGACCCAGGTCCTGAGCGGACGCTTTCGCTTCCAGGTAGGGGAGGAGGTGCTCGAGGTTGCTGCCGGTGATCTCTTGTGCATTCCCGGTGGCCTCGAGCACGGCACTCAGGCGTTGGAGGCAGGGGAGTTGCTGGACATCTTCTCTCCCCTGCGCGAGGATTTGCTAGGTGGCCCTACCGCCAGCCCGGAGTAA
- a CDS encoding sugar kinase: MKKLDLIGLGECMVEFFAEEPLAQARRFTRSFGGDVLNALVAASRLGSRAGFVTRVGNDPFGSGLLAAWQAEGIDTCCAPLVEGENGVYFISLTEQGEREFTYRRWGSAASRITPEDLEPEYLASAAMLLLSGITQALSPSAQATALRAAELARSSGVLVAYDPNYRPALWDKRGGLEAARQAFLELVPYVDVLLPSFPADMALLDTECLDPLAALQALSHHVPKVGLKVGSEGAWLGWAGQFLHVPPALPRHVRDTTGAGDAWNGVFLHNLLQETPPFEAAARANRLAAAKLAYRGAIPPKPWPLDTQSVN, translated from the coding sequence ATGAAGAAGCTGGATCTGATCGGCCTGGGCGAGTGCATGGTGGAGTTCTTCGCCGAAGAGCCTTTGGCCCAAGCCCGCCGCTTTACCCGCTCCTTCGGCGGAGACGTGCTCAACGCCCTGGTAGCCGCTTCCCGGTTGGGCTCACGTGCCGGATTTGTCACCCGGGTGGGCAACGACCCTTTCGGATCCGGATTGCTAGCGGCCTGGCAGGCGGAGGGCATCGACACTTGCTGTGCTCCCCTGGTCGAGGGCGAAAACGGGGTCTACTTCATCAGCCTGACGGAGCAAGGCGAACGTGAGTTCACCTACCGACGCTGGGGCAGTGCCGCCTCTCGGATTACCCCCGAGGACCTCGAGCCCGAGTACCTGGCTTCGGCCGCCATGCTACTGCTTTCGGGAATTACCCAGGCTCTCTCGCCCTCGGCCCAGGCCACTGCGCTCCGAGCCGCCGAGCTGGCCCGCTCGAGCGGGGTCTTAGTGGCCTATGATCCCAACTACCGCCCGGCCTTGTGGGATAAGCGCGGCGGGCTGGAAGCCGCTCGACAAGCTTTCCTGGAACTTGTGCCTTACGTGGACGTGCTTCTGCCGAGCTTCCCCGCCGACATGGCGTTGTTGGACACGGAGTGCCTCGACCCTCTCGCAGCCCTACAGGCTCTGAGTCATCATGTTCCAAAGGTTGGGCTCAAAGTCGGCTCTGAAGGGGCCTGGCTGGGTTGGGCGGGCCAGTTCCTGCACGTTCCTCCGGCTTTACCCCGGCATGTCCGCGACACCACCGGGGCGGGGGATGCCTGGAATGGGGTCTTCCTGCACAACCTCTTGCAGGAAACCCCACCTTTTGAAGCCGCCGCCCGGGCCAACCGCCTGGCCGCGGCCAAGCTGGCCTACAGGGGGGCCATACCCCCTAAACCCTGGCCACTGGACACACAAAGCGTCAACTGA
- a CDS encoding SDR family NAD(P)-dependent oxidoreductase produces the protein MSKFRELDHGRSDGLNELSSAWRVVHVPVNAASEAGAEQAVAEAVDRFGKLDILVNNIGAIDPSRGAGFTALTDSEWREMLEVNLMSVVRVTRAALPHLCKNGGSVVNVSTMNAIMPNPYLIAYSAAKAAVTNLTKNLAEAYASQGARFNTVSPGPTRTDMWVGRLPEGEEAMRAFARERGISLGRFAEPHEIAHLIVFLASDHAAMITGSDYIIDGGLVKTIH, from the coding sequence GTGTCTAAGTTTAGGGAGCTGGATCACGGCAGGTCGGATGGGCTGAATGAACTGTCGTCTGCCTGGCGGGTCGTCCACGTTCCGGTCAATGCGGCATCCGAAGCGGGAGCCGAACAGGCGGTCGCCGAAGCGGTGGACCGGTTTGGCAAGCTGGACATCCTTGTGAACAATATCGGCGCGATCGACCCGTCGAGGGGAGCCGGCTTTACGGCGCTGACGGACAGCGAATGGCGCGAAATGCTTGAAGTGAACCTGATGAGCGTGGTTCGCGTGACACGCGCGGCGCTGCCTCATCTTTGCAAGAACGGCGGCAGTGTCGTCAATGTATCCACCATGAATGCGATCATGCCGAACCCGTATCTGATCGCCTACAGCGCCGCGAAAGCCGCGGTGACGAATCTAACGAAAAACCTCGCCGAAGCCTACGCTTCGCAGGGCGCGCGCTTCAACACCGTGTCGCCGGGACCGACGAGAACCGACATGTGGGTGGGGAGGCTGCCCGAAGGCGAGGAAGCCATGCGCGCGTTCGCTAGGGAGCGCGGCATCTCGCTTGGTCGCTTCGCCGAGCCGCACGAAATCGCGCATCTGATCGTCTTCCTGGCCTCCGACCATGCCGCGATGATTACCGGCTCGGACTATATCATCGACGGCGGCCTCGTCAAGACGATCCACTAA
- a CDS encoding DUF6428 family protein: MIVMNTQEFLQKLAQHPDKVLVFEYDTGQRVAPGYHVTEIMNVTYESMDCGGQANAWRETVVQLMDPSPKDKPEFMPVKKFLSIYNRVAASVAVEGEAEVRFEYGNPARPAMRYHVGRLEVEGEKLVVRLTPPGVTCKAADWARAAGCCGPAVETSQELPVAARDCCC; encoded by the coding sequence ATGATCGTAATGAACACCCAGGAGTTTCTGCAAAAGCTCGCCCAGCACCCCGACAAGGTCCTGGTCTTCGAGTACGACACCGGCCAGCGCGTAGCCCCCGGCTACCACGTCACCGAGATCATGAACGTTACTTACGAGAGCATGGACTGCGGCGGGCAGGCCAACGCCTGGCGCGAGACGGTAGTGCAGCTGATGGACCCCAGCCCCAAGGACAAGCCCGAGTTCATGCCGGTGAAGAAGTTCCTGAGCATCTACAACCGGGTGGCGGCCTCGGTGGCGGTAGAGGGCGAGGCGGAGGTGCGCTTCGAGTACGGCAACCCAGCCCGCCCCGCCATGCGCTACCACGTAGGGCGGCTCGAGGTAGAGGGCGAGAAGCTGGTAGTGCGCCTCACCCCGCCCGGCGTGACCTGCAAAGCTGCCGACTGGGCACGGGCAGCGGGCTGTTGTGGCCCAGCCGTGGAGACAAGCCAGGAACTCCCGGTGGCGGCTCGAGACTGCTGCTGCTGA
- a CDS encoding oligogalacturonate lyase family protein, whose translation MRQFRDPRTGRLITQLTDRGNNVHLYFTENSFDLTRPEIIFRSDRASKHQRAPHENPHYNLFRLNYHTGEITQLTDEDYPVGSVTKTPDSELVVYLTAGKVKLLDTRTGKIRVLYEDDGGYNLYSPSISPNRRYVGFARNERVQAVNTNVNYGGFKESFYQIKDGRITLARTDGSGWFDAYCDTHWLGHFQFSPDDPTLAMFCHEGPWNLVTQRIWLLDLVARRVRPIFRQDEPDSVGHEFWTHDGLIFFDNRGPGHDGTITSGKTQAVVRESTPSDFRPYVGLVDRDGQLVRQIAMPYYCNHYHANPSNTLLVGDDADCLVLIDISGEKASLEVLCEHGTSWYTQASHCHPTFSWDGKRILYASDRGGQVNLYLLEL comes from the coding sequence ATGCGTCAGTTTCGCGATCCCCGAACCGGCCGGCTCATCACCCAGCTCACCGACCGGGGCAACAACGTGCATCTCTACTTCACCGAGAACTCCTTCGACCTCACCCGTCCCGAGATCATCTTCCGCTCCGACCGGGCTTCTAAACACCAGCGTGCTCCGCACGAAAACCCCCATTACAACCTCTTCCGCCTCAACTACCACACCGGCGAAATCACCCAGCTTACCGACGAGGATTATCCCGTCGGCAGCGTTACCAAGACCCCCGACAGCGAGCTCGTGGTCTACCTCACCGCAGGGAAGGTCAAGCTCCTGGATACCCGTACCGGGAAAATCCGCGTGCTTTACGAGGACGACGGGGGCTACAACCTCTACTCCCCCTCGATCAGCCCCAACCGCCGCTACGTGGGCTTCGCCCGCAACGAGCGGGTGCAGGCCGTCAACACCAACGTCAACTACGGGGGCTTCAAGGAAAGCTTCTACCAGATTAAAGACGGGCGCATCACCCTAGCCCGCACCGACGGCTCGGGCTGGTTCGACGCCTACTGCGACACCCACTGGCTGGGGCACTTCCAGTTCTCTCCCGACGATCCTACCCTGGCCATGTTCTGCCACGAGGGTCCCTGGAACCTGGTCACCCAACGCATCTGGCTGCTCGATCTAGTAGCCCGGCGGGTCCGGCCTATCTTCCGCCAGGATGAACCGGACTCGGTGGGCCACGAGTTCTGGACCCACGATGGACTCATCTTCTTCGATAACCGCGGGCCTGGTCATGACGGCACCATCACCTCGGGCAAAACCCAGGCGGTGGTGAGGGAGTCTACTCCGAGCGACTTCCGCCCCTATGTGGGCCTCGTAGACCGCGATGGACAGTTGGTACGCCAAATAGCGATGCCCTATTACTGCAACCACTACCACGCCAACCCCTCCAACACCTTGCTGGTCGGTGACGACGCGGATTGCTTGGTACTCATCGATATCTCTGGGGAGAAGGCGAGCCTGGAGGTGTTGTGTGAACACGGCACCTCCTGGTACACCCAGGCCAGCCACTGCCACCCCACCTTCAGTTGGGATGGGAAACGCATCCTCTACGCCTCTGACCGGGGCGGGCAGGTCAACCTGTACCTGCTCGAGCTTTGA
- a CDS encoding DUF1697 domain-containing protein, which yields MPRYLAFLRGVSPMNLKMADLKRCMESAGFTEVKTILSSGNVAFNASVRNEAAIAKEIEAQLQQQMGRGFPVTVRSVEHLQNLLASDPFGKHKVRAGAKRVVTFLWKPADAKLKLPIEYEGATIHEVQGLEAFTSYVPHPKGPVFMSLLEKTFGKEQTTRTWETVKRCVVA from the coding sequence ATGCCAAGATATCTAGCTTTTCTCCGGGGTGTAAGCCCCATGAACCTAAAGATGGCCGACCTGAAGCGATGCATGGAATCTGCCGGCTTTACGGAGGTAAAAACCATTCTTTCCAGCGGCAACGTGGCTTTCAATGCCTCTGTCCGTAATGAGGCAGCCATTGCAAAAGAAATTGAAGCACAACTTCAGCAGCAGATGGGTCGCGGTTTTCCGGTTACGGTACGGTCGGTGGAGCATTTGCAAAACTTGCTTGCTTCAGATCCGTTCGGCAAGCACAAGGTTCGTGCAGGCGCCAAACGGGTCGTGACGTTTTTGTGGAAGCCGGCAGATGCAAAACTGAAATTGCCCATAGAATATGAAGGTGCCACCATTCACGAAGTGCAGGGACTGGAAGCATTTACCAGTTATGTTCCTCACCCCAAGGGACCCGTATTCATGAGTTTATTGGAAAAGACCTTTGGCAAAGAACAGACCACCCGCACGTGGGAGACAGTCAAAAGGTGTGTTGTTGCGTAA
- a CDS encoding IS3 family transposase, producing the protein MAPLPIVLSALEIPRATWYYYQKQKVAADRKREEEDLRLKRAIEEILLEHPEYGYRRVTQELHRKGIPVNHKRVHRLLQDFHLSLRRTARRPKPNPLLQIVLLAGDRADLRALLLRQREPEPFELLYTDFTLLPYRGGKAWFVPILDHRTRTVVAFGLGPSPSAELALGVWERAKAWIQEVTGELPKALVHHDQGGPFLSHDWVGTLLLWDGQRLSYSLRGAKGNPMVESFFARFKGEGRDQFLEAKSLGELKEVVAASPIGKHQEERLRYYHGSRLHSGLGYRTPREVMEEALGKDLEDITREAG; encoded by the coding sequence TTGGCCCCCCTGCCCATCGTCCTTAGCGCCCTGGAGATCCCCCGGGCCACCTGGTACTACTACCAGAAGCAGAAGGTGGCGGCGGACCGGAAGCGGGAGGAGGAAGACCTCCGCCTCAAGAGGGCCATCGAAGAGATCTTGCTGGAGCACCCCGAGTACGGCTACCGCCGGGTCACCCAGGAACTCCACAGGAAGGGCATCCCGGTGAACCACAAACGGGTCCACCGCCTGTTGCAGGACTTCCACCTCTCCCTGAGGCGCACCGCCCGGAGACCCAAGCCCAACCCCCTGCTGCAGATTGTGCTTCTGGCCGGGGACAGGGCAGACCTGAGGGCCCTCCTTCTCAGGCAGAGGGAACCGGAGCCTTTTGAACTCCTGTACACCGACTTCACCTTGCTGCCCTACCGGGGAGGGAAGGCCTGGTTCGTGCCCATCCTGGACCACAGGACGCGGACGGTGGTGGCCTTTGGTCTGGGGCCGTCCCCTTCGGCGGAGCTGGCCTTAGGGGTTTGGGAACGGGCCAAGGCGTGGATTCAGGAGGTGACGGGGGAGCTCCCTAAGGCCCTGGTGCACCACGACCAGGGGGGTCCTTTTCTGAGCCACGACTGGGTGGGGACGCTTCTTCTCTGGGACGGGCAGCGGCTTTCCTACAGCCTTAGGGGGGCGAAGGGCAATCCGATGGTGGAGAGCTTTTTTGCCCGGTTCAAGGGGGAGGGGCGGGACCAGTTTTTGGAGGCCAAAAGCCTTGGAGAGCTAAAGGAGGTGGTGGCTGCTTCCCCGATAGGGAAACACCAAGAGGAGCGCCTACGCTACTACCACGGGAGCCGGTTGCACTCGGGGCTGGGCTACCGGACGCCGAGGGAGGTGATGGAGGAGGCGCTGGGGAAAGACCTTGAGGACATCACACGGGAGGCAGGGTAA
- a CDS encoding dihydrofolate reductase family protein, with protein sequence MKTLITEFISLDGVIQAPNPTPEDTASGFAHGGWMGKYFDPEVMGGTFGELAAQSDALLQGRRTYLVSAAAWPGQSGFAFADWINRVQKYVVSDTLTEADITWHPTTIIRGKDFLQTVADLRAQPGGYIYVYGSPTMVQSLLAADLVDELVLTVVPLVIGSGKKLFPAMAEPLPFELISAKQASTGAQVCRYRRAG encoded by the coding sequence ATGAAAACGCTCATTACCGAATTCATCAGCCTCGACGGGGTCATTCAAGCGCCCAATCCGACGCCGGAGGACACGGCAAGCGGCTTCGCCCACGGCGGCTGGATGGGAAAGTACTTCGACCCCGAGGTCATGGGTGGGACGTTCGGCGAGCTCGCGGCGCAGAGCGATGCGCTCTTGCAGGGACGCCGCACGTACCTCGTCTCCGCTGCGGCGTGGCCGGGCCAGTCCGGATTCGCCTTCGCCGACTGGATCAACCGCGTGCAAAAGTACGTGGTCTCCGACACGCTCACCGAGGCAGACATCACCTGGCACCCTACGACGATCATCCGCGGCAAGGACTTTCTGCAGACCGTGGCCGACCTGCGGGCGCAGCCGGGCGGATACATTTACGTCTACGGCAGCCCCACGATGGTGCAGTCGCTCCTGGCTGCCGATCTGGTGGACGAGCTGGTGCTCACGGTCGTGCCCCTGGTCATCGGCAGCGGCAAGAAGCTCTTTCCGGCCATGGCCGAGCCGCTGCCGTTTGAGCTCATTTCCGCCAAACAGGCGAGCACCGGCGCGCAGGTGTGTCGCTACCGCCGGGCAGGGTAG